Proteins encoded together in one Bacteroidales bacterium window:
- a CDS encoding ATP-binding cassette domain-containing protein has product MFSTQNIVKKFTNHLALDNVSITVPEGKIFGLLGPNGAGKTTLLRIINQITAPDSGEIFFDGHKLNSKDIFNIGYLPEERGLYKKMKVGEQSVYLARLKGLSKNDAIKNLKYWFEKFEMQTWWDKKVEELSKGMQQKVQFVITILHEPKLLIFDEPFSGFDPINANLLKQEILNIKDKGTTIIFSTHNMESVEELCDHIALINNSKKILEGPVNEIKEKYKSNTYDIAYKGSFEKLKSVLSKNIEVVNHKTSENIQTSRIKLLNGSTTNDFISSLLPHINLVSFNEVIPSINDIFIKVVKEANL; this is encoded by the coding sequence ATGTTTAGCACTCAAAATATAGTAAAAAAATTTACAAATCATCTGGCTCTTGATAATGTAAGCATAACTGTTCCAGAAGGAAAAATATTCGGTTTATTAGGACCTAATGGTGCTGGGAAAACTACCTTATTACGAATTATCAACCAGATTACTGCTCCTGATAGCGGTGAAATATTTTTTGATGGACATAAATTAAATTCAAAAGATATTTTTAATATAGGATACCTTCCTGAAGAACGCGGCTTATATAAAAAAATGAAAGTCGGAGAACAGTCTGTTTATTTAGCCCGTTTAAAAGGATTATCTAAAAACGATGCAATTAAAAATTTAAAATATTGGTTCGAAAAATTTGAAATGCAAACATGGTGGGACAAAAAGGTTGAAGAATTATCAAAAGGAATGCAACAAAAAGTTCAGTTTGTTATAACAATTTTACATGAGCCAAAACTTCTTATATTCGACGAACCATTTAGCGGTTTTGACCCTATTAATGCAAACCTTTTAAAACAGGAAATACTTAATATAAAAGATAAAGGAACAACAATTATTTTTTCAACGCACAATATGGAATCGGTTGAAGAACTCTGCGACCATATAGCATTAATAAATAATTCAAAAAAAATTCTTGAAGGACCTGTTAATGAAATTAAAGAAAAATACAAATCAAACACATATGATATTGCTTATAAAGGTAGTTTTGAAAAATTAAAATCAGTTCTAAGCAAAAATATTGAGGTCGTAAACCATAAAACATCAGAGAATATCCAAACTTCAAGGATCAAACTGCTGAACGGTTCTACAACTAATGATTTTATTTCTTCACTCCTACCGCATATTAATCTTGTTTCATTTAATGAAGTAATTCCCAGTATAAATGATATATTTATAAAAGTAGTTAAAGAAGCAAATCTGTAA